A region of the Planctomycetia bacterium genome:
CAAGAACCGATCGCCGAGCAACTCGAAGTCGGTTCGCAACTTCACGGCGTAGGGACGTTCGACGATTCGCATTCCGGCACCCGTCGACACGATTTGTCGATTGATGTTGTTCGGCGTGCGGCGCGCATCGAGCGGCACCGCGCCGGGATCGTCGCTCAAGACGAGTCGATCGAACGACAAGCCGGTGACGTCGGCACCTTTCCATGTCGACAAGATGATCTGCGCCTCCGGCAGATGACGTCGCACGGAGCGCAAGCAGCGGTCGGTAAATCGCTTCGCCGGTGGATCGCTCGGTCGGCCGGCGACCGCACCTTGCACAACGACGGAAATCTCACTGCTTGAAATCATCCGTGGCATTCCCGACGATTCTTTCGCTCACATTCGGTCACGGAAAAGGCCGATCGAAGGCTCAACCGCACAGCCGATCCATCCGGCGATCTTCGCTACTAACGGCCGGCAACGGCCTGGAATTGTGTCGCTCTATGATGTGAGAGATCGCATGGCGTGACATGCAAAAATACACCTTACCCCCTCGCTTATCGGCCTGCAACGGCGATTAAGCGTCGAGCACACGAACCACACAAGCCTAGTCGACCTTCACCAGCAGATTCGCATCGCGCGCGAGCAGCCAGCGGCCGTTTTCTTTTCGGAGCACCGTAAGCGTGTGGCCCGCGCGCTTGATCGGCGGCGCGCCGCCGGGCGGAGTCGCGGTGACCGAAAGCTTGGTCCACATGAAGGCCCACTCGCCCGAGACTTGCACTTCTTGGATCTCGCTCTTGCCGTCGATCTGCAAACGCTCGCCGAGCGGACCTTGCTGCGGCTTCGCCTTTTCGGCAAATGCGGCCTTACCCATCATCGGCGGCTGGCCCGGCTGCAGAAACACGACGTCGTCGGTCATCAAGCTTAAGACCGCACCGATGTCGCCGGCCTTCGACGCCTCCATCCATTGGGTCACGACGTTACGGATCTCTTGTTCGTCGGTCGTCATGATCGATTCTCGATTCGATAGGGGCATCATTCTACGACACCGATCGTCGCAGGATCGGCGATCGGTCGAGTTCGCCGTTCTATCCCTCTTCGATCTCCGCGCGCAATTCCAACACGTCCGGGTTCGCTTGGTCCTCGCACAGATCAAGCTGCTTGATCGCCGCCGCTTCGCGCTCCGTCTGCGCGAACAC
Encoded here:
- a CDS encoding SgcJ/EcaC family oxidoreductase; protein product: MTTDEQEIRNVVTQWMEASKAGDIGAVLSLMTDDVVFLQPGQPPMMGKAAFAEKAKPQQGPLGERLQIDGKSEIQEVQVSGEWAFMWTKLSVTATPPGGAPPIKRAGHTLTVLRKENGRWLLARDANLLVKVD